A region from the Clavibacter sp. A6099 genome encodes:
- a CDS encoding glutamate-5-semialdehyde dehydrogenase, which produces MPSNAPVAPTIAAEAPPADELARILAAARAASTSLAASSSVQRDAALDAIAAALVSGADRIVAANAWDLAAGRDAGLAAGLLDRLTLDATRVASLAHAVAGIRGLDDPLGHVVRGRTLPNGLLLSQVRVPFGVVGAIYEARPNVTVDIAALALKSGNAVVLRGGSAALRTNAVLVDVMRDALDRAGLPADAVQTVDAHGRSGAARLMRARGLVDVLVPRGSADLIRTVVEESTVPVIETGAGVVHVYLDASADARMAVDIAVDAKVSRPSVCNAMETLLVHRDAAPRVLPAVLDALRDRGVTVHGDAAVRELWPDAVPATDEDWAAEYLSLDLAVRVVDSVEDAVAHIARWSTHHTESIVTSDLAVAERFLAAVDSAVVMVNASTRFTDGSAFGFGAEVGISTQKLHARGPMGLQELTSTKWIVRGSGQVRG; this is translated from the coding sequence ATGCCCTCGAACGCGCCCGTCGCCCCGACCATCGCCGCTGAGGCCCCTCCCGCCGACGAGCTCGCGCGGATCCTCGCCGCCGCCCGCGCCGCGTCCACGTCCCTCGCCGCCAGCAGCTCCGTCCAGCGCGACGCCGCGCTCGACGCCATCGCGGCCGCGCTCGTCTCCGGAGCCGATCGCATCGTCGCGGCCAACGCCTGGGACCTCGCCGCGGGCCGTGACGCCGGGCTGGCAGCCGGCCTGCTCGACCGGTTGACGCTCGACGCGACGCGCGTGGCCTCCCTGGCCCACGCCGTCGCCGGGATCCGCGGGCTCGACGACCCGCTCGGCCACGTCGTCCGCGGCCGCACCCTCCCGAACGGCCTGCTGCTCTCGCAGGTGCGCGTCCCCTTCGGCGTGGTCGGCGCGATCTACGAGGCCCGCCCCAACGTCACGGTCGACATCGCCGCGCTCGCCCTGAAGAGCGGCAACGCCGTGGTGCTCCGCGGCGGATCCGCGGCCCTCCGCACCAACGCCGTCCTCGTCGACGTCATGCGCGACGCCCTCGACCGGGCCGGCCTCCCGGCCGACGCCGTGCAGACGGTGGACGCGCACGGCCGATCGGGCGCTGCCCGGCTCATGCGGGCACGCGGGCTCGTCGACGTGCTCGTGCCGCGCGGATCCGCCGACCTCATCCGCACCGTCGTGGAGGAGTCGACCGTCCCGGTCATCGAGACCGGGGCCGGCGTGGTGCACGTCTACCTCGACGCCTCGGCCGATGCGCGCATGGCCGTCGACATCGCGGTCGACGCCAAGGTCAGCCGCCCGAGCGTGTGCAACGCGATGGAGACGCTGCTGGTGCATCGCGACGCCGCCCCCCGGGTCCTCCCCGCCGTGCTCGACGCCCTCCGCGACCGGGGCGTCACCGTGCACGGCGACGCCGCCGTGCGCGAGCTGTGGCCCGACGCCGTCCCCGCCACGGACGAGGACTGGGCGGCCGAGTACCTCTCGCTCGACCTCGCGGTGCGCGTCGTCGACTCCGTGGAGGACGCTGTCGCCCACATCGCCCGCTGGTCGACGCACCACACCGAGTCCATCGTCACGTCCGACCTGGCCGTGGCCGAGCGCTTCCTCGCCGCCGTGGACTCGGCCGTCGTCATGGTCAACGCGTCCACGCGCTTCACCGACGGATCCGCGTTCGGCTTCGGCGCCGAGGTCGGCATCTCCACCCAGAAGCTGCACGCGCGGGGTCCGATGGGCCTGCAGGAGCTCACCAGCACCAAGTGGATCGTGCGGGGGAGCGGGCAGGTCCGCGGCTGA
- the obgE gene encoding GTPase ObgE, with amino-acid sequence MATFVDTVTLHLRAGNGGNGCVSVRREKFKPLAGPDGGNGGNGGDIVLVADPQVTTLLAYHRGPHRSSRNGGPGMGDHRHGTLGEELELPVPVGTVVKDADGNELADMATPGMRFIAAEAGQGGLGNASLATTKRKAPGFALLGTRGYEGDVVLELKVVADVALVGYPSAGKSSLVAAISAAKPKIADYPFTTLHPNLGVVEVADSRYTVADVPGLIEGASEGKGLGLEFLRHVERCSALLHVLDCATLDPGRDPISDLDIILTELAAYPVPDGQVPLLDRPQLIALNKIDVPEAQELAELVRPELEARGYRVFDISTVSHDGLRQLSFALAELVEDARTKAAEEPEAPRIVLRPRAVNEKPFTIRVDGGSYGDIYRVIGTKPERWVQQTDFTNDEAVGYLADRLAKLGVEDGLFKAGAVAGSSVVIGEGDGIVFDWEPTLTSTAELITSPRGADARVDPISRRTNQARREDYFARMDAKAEARAQLVREGEAGLWADEDATDEDASSDAKA; translated from the coding sequence ATGGCGACATTCGTCGACACCGTGACCCTCCACCTGCGGGCGGGAAACGGCGGGAACGGCTGCGTCTCGGTGCGCCGCGAGAAGTTCAAGCCCCTCGCGGGACCCGACGGCGGCAACGGCGGCAACGGCGGGGACATCGTCCTCGTCGCGGACCCCCAGGTCACCACGCTCCTGGCCTACCACCGCGGACCGCACCGCTCCTCGCGCAACGGCGGACCCGGCATGGGCGACCACCGCCACGGCACGCTCGGCGAGGAGCTCGAGCTCCCCGTCCCGGTCGGCACCGTCGTCAAGGACGCCGACGGCAACGAGCTCGCGGACATGGCCACGCCCGGCATGCGCTTCATCGCCGCCGAGGCCGGCCAGGGCGGGCTCGGCAACGCCTCCCTCGCCACCACGAAGCGCAAGGCCCCCGGCTTCGCGCTGCTCGGCACGCGCGGCTACGAGGGCGACGTCGTCCTCGAGCTCAAGGTCGTCGCCGACGTGGCGCTCGTGGGCTACCCGTCTGCGGGGAAGTCGAGCCTCGTCGCCGCCATCTCGGCCGCGAAGCCGAAGATCGCCGACTACCCCTTCACCACGCTGCACCCGAACCTCGGCGTCGTCGAGGTCGCCGACTCGCGCTACACCGTCGCCGACGTGCCCGGCCTCATCGAGGGCGCGAGCGAGGGCAAGGGCCTCGGCCTCGAGTTCCTCCGCCACGTCGAGCGTTGCTCCGCGCTCCTGCACGTGCTCGACTGCGCGACGCTGGATCCCGGCCGCGACCCCATCTCGGACCTCGACATCATCCTCACGGAGCTCGCCGCGTACCCGGTCCCCGACGGCCAGGTGCCGCTCCTGGATCGCCCGCAGCTCATCGCGCTGAACAAGATCGACGTCCCCGAGGCCCAGGAGCTCGCGGAGCTCGTCCGGCCTGAGCTCGAGGCCCGCGGCTACCGCGTCTTCGACATCTCCACGGTCAGCCACGACGGCCTGCGCCAGCTCTCCTTCGCCCTCGCGGAGCTCGTCGAGGACGCCCGCACGAAGGCCGCCGAGGAGCCCGAGGCCCCGCGGATCGTGCTGCGTCCGCGCGCCGTCAACGAGAAGCCGTTCACCATCCGCGTCGACGGCGGCAGCTACGGCGACATCTACCGCGTCATCGGCACCAAGCCCGAGCGCTGGGTGCAGCAGACCGACTTCACGAACGACGAGGCCGTCGGCTACCTCGCCGACCGCCTCGCCAAGCTCGGCGTCGAGGACGGCCTGTTCAAGGCCGGCGCGGTGGCCGGATCCAGCGTCGTCATCGGCGAGGGCGACGGCATCGTCTTCGACTGGGAGCCGACCCTCACGTCGACCGCGGAGCTCATCACCAGCCCCCGCGGCGCCGACGCTCGCGTCGACCCCATCAGCCGCCGCACCAACCAGGCGCGTCGCGAGGACTACTTCGCCCGCATGGACGCCAAGGCCGAGGCACGCGCGCAGCTCGTGCGCGAGGGCGAGGCCGGCCTGTGGGCCGACGAGGACGCGACGGACGAGGACGCGTCCTCGGACGCCAAGGCCTAG
- a CDS encoding DUF4031 domain-containing protein, giving the protein MTLLLDRPAWPAHGRLWAHLVSDASLEELHAFARAADIPARAFDRDHYDVPEERHAELVARGAIAVSNRDLVRRLQASGLRVTQRERRGLGS; this is encoded by the coding sequence ATGACCCTCCTCCTCGATCGACCGGCCTGGCCCGCGCACGGCCGGCTCTGGGCGCACCTGGTCAGCGACGCGTCCCTCGAGGAGCTGCACGCCTTCGCCCGCGCGGCCGACATCCCGGCGAGGGCCTTCGACCGCGACCACTACGACGTGCCCGAGGAGCGGCACGCCGAGCTCGTGGCACGGGGAGCCATCGCGGTCTCGAACCGCGACCTCGTCCGGCGGCTGCAGGCGAGCGGGCTGCGGGTCACCCAGCGCGAACGGCGCGGGCTCGGATCCTGA
- the proB gene encoding glutamate 5-kinase, whose product MGTASRADIASARRIVVKVGSSSISGDNAGQIAPLVDAIASAHARGAEVVLVSSGAIATGMPFLRLDDRPADLATQQAAAAVGQSVLIFRYQESLDRYGIVAGQVLLTAGDLAAPDHRENAQRAMERLLGLRLLPIVNENDTVATHEIRFGDNDRLAALVARLVDADLLLLLSDVDALYTRPPHEPGARRIEHVAFGDELDGVEIGSTGTGVGTGGAVTKVAAARLAAEAGTGVLLTSTAQVHAALVGEHVGTWFAPRG is encoded by the coding sequence ATGGGGACGGCCTCCCGCGCGGACATCGCGTCCGCGCGGCGCATCGTCGTGAAGGTCGGGTCGTCGTCCATCAGCGGGGACAACGCCGGGCAGATCGCGCCGCTCGTGGATGCCATCGCGTCCGCGCACGCGCGCGGCGCCGAGGTCGTGCTCGTGTCCTCCGGCGCCATCGCGACGGGGATGCCCTTCCTCCGCCTCGACGACCGCCCGGCCGACCTCGCCACCCAGCAGGCCGCGGCCGCGGTCGGCCAGAGCGTGCTGATCTTCCGCTACCAGGAGAGCCTCGACCGCTACGGCATCGTCGCGGGCCAGGTCCTCCTCACGGCCGGCGACCTCGCCGCGCCCGACCACCGGGAGAACGCGCAGCGCGCCATGGAGCGGCTGCTCGGTCTCCGCCTGCTGCCCATCGTCAACGAGAACGACACGGTGGCCACGCACGAGATCCGCTTCGGCGACAACGACCGGCTGGCGGCGCTCGTCGCCCGGCTGGTGGACGCAGACCTGCTCCTCCTCCTCTCGGACGTGGACGCCCTCTACACGCGGCCACCCCATGAGCCGGGCGCACGCCGCATCGAGCACGTGGCGTTCGGCGACGAGCTCGATGGCGTCGAGATCGGCAGCACCGGCACGGGCGTCGGCACCGGGGGAGCCGTGACCAAGGTCGCCGCCGCGCGCCTCGCCGCCGAGGCCGGCACAGGGGTCCTCCTCACGTCGACCGCGCAGGTCCATGCGGCCCTCGTGGGCGAGCACGTCGGCACCTGGTTCGCGCCCCGCGGCTGA
- the rplU gene encoding 50S ribosomal protein L21 → MVYAVVRAGGRQEKVEVGTIVTMDRVKNQQSGKVVLPAVLLVDGDTITTDAAKLADVTVSAEILNDLRGPKIVIQKFKNKTGYKKRQGHRQDLTRVQVTEIN, encoded by the coding sequence GTGGTTTACGCAGTTGTGCGCGCCGGCGGTCGGCAGGAGAAGGTCGAGGTCGGGACCATCGTGACGATGGACCGGGTCAAGAACCAGCAGAGCGGCAAGGTCGTGCTCCCCGCGGTCCTGCTCGTCGACGGCGACACCATCACCACGGACGCCGCCAAGCTCGCCGACGTCACCGTCAGCGCCGAGATCCTGAACGACCTCCGCGGTCCGAAGATCGTCATCCAGAAGTTCAAGAACAAGACCGGGTACAAGAAGCGCCAGGGGCACCGCCAGGACCTCACGCGCGTCCAGGTCACCGAGATCAACTAG
- a CDS encoding Rne/Rng family ribonuclease, producing MVERDENTGRRRPSLFERLTGRRADTTAATGTGGTPALPASATPEASGTPAASEAKGHTLNENDDTRTTPAEQEAPVARRSRRASTPASAPAVAQPDDASVDASASASAPADAADERPADEQPAAPAARAPRKRAPRKPAAASVEAGTPEAPSAGVPDADATVDEPAAAEPVDASAPAEAPAAPARAVPSLSVFFQAPDIAPLPPRRERDDRRDGSRDEDDDLDRDERPARSSRRGGRGQDRSQDRGVSRDGRGRDTRDDDDHDDEDDSPSVRRRARRRSGEEGRDGDDAPGTVVKVRTPREPELITEPQRIKGSTRLEAKKQRRRDGRDAGRRRPVLTESEYLARRESVDRSMIVRSRDGKIQIGVLEDQVLVEHYVARADEASLIGNVYLGRVQNVLPSMEAAFIDIGRGRNAVLYSGEVDWEAANADKGGGSHARRIEVALKPGDRVLVQVTKDPVGHKGARLTSQVSLPGRYLVYVPNGSMNGISRKLPDTERARLKKTLKEVLPENVGVIVRTAAEGATEEQLKLDVERLTSQWAEISRQVEKAQAPALLHSEPDLLLKIIRDVFNEDFRELVIDGGDAQEIIEGYLRGVAPDLIDRVQTYSGEKDSFDHHRVSEQIEKALDRKVWLPSGGSLVIDRTEAMTVVDVNTGKFVGSGGNLEETVTKNNLEAAEEIVRQMRLRDIGGIIVVDFIDMVLETNRDLVLRRLVECLSRDRTKHQVAEVTSLGLVQMTRKKLGLGLLESFSENCETCAGRGIIIHHDPLMAHKQTPQEPVQGQGRRRGGKGQQEHGSGAGNGNGNGGNGGGRGSGGGQAQQQRTPAASTHSITDDARSALAKIATSTIQTVNEAIDRVEDVVRTPDETADASAPAESAPVAEQTRGDRPRRSRGGRGRASSATVEAEDRSEPQAPAAEAPSAPAEDPTPADAPVEEPALSTLEPREAIRLEPVQILDIPVASARTAPRRVSSADAEQLLGSVLDALPQPKEPGQGRSRSRRVSTQTLTTPAPADDAS from the coding sequence ATGGTGGAGAGAGACGAGAACACCGGCAGGAGGCGACCCAGCCTCTTCGAGCGGCTCACGGGCCGCCGCGCCGACACGACCGCGGCGACGGGGACCGGCGGCACGCCCGCGCTCCCCGCGTCCGCGACCCCCGAGGCGAGCGGCACGCCCGCCGCCTCCGAAGCGAAGGGCCACACCCTGAACGAGAACGACGACACCCGGACCACGCCCGCCGAGCAGGAGGCGCCGGTCGCCCGCCGCTCCCGCCGCGCGAGCACCCCCGCATCCGCGCCCGCGGTCGCCCAGCCGGACGACGCCAGCGTCGACGCGTCCGCCTCGGCATCCGCTCCCGCGGACGCCGCCGACGAGCGGCCCGCGGACGAGCAGCCCGCCGCACCGGCCGCCCGCGCCCCGCGCAAGCGCGCCCCGCGCAAGCCCGCCGCCGCGTCCGTCGAGGCTGGCACGCCCGAGGCGCCGAGCGCGGGCGTCCCCGACGCGGACGCGACGGTCGACGAGCCCGCCGCTGCCGAGCCGGTCGACGCATCCGCTCCCGCCGAGGCGCCCGCCGCTCCGGCCCGCGCCGTCCCGTCGCTCTCCGTCTTCTTCCAGGCCCCGGACATCGCGCCGCTTCCTCCCCGCCGCGAGCGGGACGACCGCCGCGACGGATCCCGCGACGAGGACGACGACCTCGACCGCGACGAGCGCCCCGCGCGCTCCTCGCGCCGCGGCGGCCGCGGACAGGACCGCAGCCAGGACCGCGGAGTCAGCCGTGACGGCCGTGGGCGCGACACCCGCGACGACGACGACCACGACGACGAGGACGACTCGCCGTCCGTCCGCCGCCGCGCGCGCCGCCGCTCCGGCGAGGAGGGCCGCGACGGCGACGACGCGCCCGGCACGGTCGTCAAGGTCCGCACGCCCCGCGAGCCCGAGCTCATCACCGAGCCGCAGCGCATCAAGGGATCCACGCGCCTCGAGGCCAAGAAGCAGCGCCGCCGCGACGGTCGCGACGCCGGCCGCCGCCGCCCCGTCCTCACCGAGTCGGAGTACCTGGCGCGCCGCGAGTCGGTCGACCGCAGCATGATCGTCCGCTCGCGCGACGGCAAGATCCAGATCGGCGTGCTCGAGGATCAGGTGCTCGTCGAGCACTACGTGGCCCGCGCCGACGAGGCCTCCCTCATCGGCAACGTGTACCTCGGCCGCGTCCAGAACGTGCTGCCCAGCATGGAGGCCGCCTTCATCGACATCGGCCGCGGCCGCAACGCCGTGCTCTACTCCGGCGAGGTCGACTGGGAGGCCGCGAACGCCGACAAGGGCGGCGGAAGCCACGCGCGTCGCATCGAGGTCGCGCTGAAGCCCGGCGACCGCGTGCTCGTCCAGGTCACCAAGGACCCGGTCGGCCACAAGGGCGCCCGCCTCACGAGCCAGGTGAGCCTCCCGGGCCGCTACCTCGTGTACGTGCCCAACGGGTCCATGAACGGCATCAGCCGCAAGCTCCCGGACACCGAGCGCGCGCGACTCAAGAAGACGCTCAAGGAGGTGCTGCCCGAGAACGTGGGCGTCATCGTCCGCACCGCGGCCGAGGGCGCGACCGAGGAGCAGCTGAAGCTCGACGTCGAGCGGCTCACCTCGCAGTGGGCGGAGATCAGCCGCCAGGTCGAGAAGGCGCAGGCGCCCGCGCTCCTGCACTCGGAGCCCGACCTGCTGCTGAAGATCATCCGCGACGTCTTCAACGAGGACTTCCGCGAGCTCGTGATCGACGGCGGCGACGCCCAGGAGATCATCGAGGGCTACCTCCGCGGCGTGGCCCCCGACCTCATCGACCGGGTGCAGACGTACTCGGGCGAGAAGGACTCGTTCGACCACCACCGCGTCAGCGAGCAGATCGAGAAGGCGCTCGACCGCAAGGTCTGGCTGCCGTCCGGCGGCTCGCTCGTCATCGACCGCACCGAGGCCATGACCGTGGTCGACGTCAACACGGGGAAGTTCGTCGGATCCGGCGGCAACCTCGAGGAGACCGTCACGAAGAACAACCTCGAGGCCGCGGAGGAGATCGTCCGCCAGATGCGCCTGCGCGACATCGGCGGCATCATCGTCGTCGACTTCATCGACATGGTGCTCGAGACCAACCGCGACCTCGTGCTGCGCCGCCTCGTGGAGTGCCTCAGCCGCGACCGGACCAAGCACCAGGTCGCCGAGGTCACGTCGCTCGGCCTCGTGCAGATGACGCGCAAGAAGCTCGGCCTCGGGCTCCTCGAGTCGTTCTCGGAGAACTGCGAGACGTGCGCCGGGCGGGGGATCATCATCCACCACGACCCCCTCATGGCCCACAAGCAGACGCCGCAGGAGCCCGTGCAGGGCCAGGGGCGTCGGCGCGGCGGCAAGGGACAGCAGGAGCACGGCTCAGGCGCCGGCAACGGCAACGGCAACGGCGGCAACGGGGGCGGTCGCGGCTCCGGCGGTGGGCAGGCGCAGCAGCAGCGCACGCCCGCGGCCAGCACGCACAGCATCACCGACGACGCGCGCTCCGCCCTCGCCAAGATCGCCACGAGCACCATCCAGACGGTGAACGAGGCCATCGACCGGGTCGAGGACGTCGTGCGCACGCCGGATGAGACGGCGGACGCGTCCGCGCCGGCCGAGTCGGCTCCCGTCGCGGAGCAGACCCGCGGCGACCGTCCGCGTCGGAGCCGCGGGGGCCGGGGACGCGCGTCGTCCGCGACCGTCGAGGCGGAGGATCGCTCCGAGCCGCAGGCGCCCGCCGCCGAGGCGCCGTCCGCTCCCGCCGAGGACCCGACGCCGGCCGACGCGCCGGTGGAGGAGCCCGCCCTGTCGACGCTCGAGCCGCGCGAGGCCATCCGCCTCGAGCCGGTGCAGATCCTCGACATCCCGGTCGCGAGCGCCCGCACGGCACCGCGCCGCGTCAGCTCGGCGGACGCGGAGCAGCTCCTCGGCTCCGTGCTCGACGCGCTGCCGCAGCCCAAGGAGCCCGGACAGGGGCGTTCGCGCAGTCGCCGGGTCTCCACGCAGACGCTGACGACGCCTGCCCCGGCCGACGACGCGAGCTGA
- the nadD gene encoding nicotinate-nucleotide adenylyltransferase — MTTAATPRLRIGVMGGTFDPIHNGHLVAASEVQQHLQLDEVIFVPTGQPWQKQTVTDGEHRYLMTVIATAANPRFTVSRVDIDRAGTTYTIDTLRDIRRTHPDAELFFITGADAIQQILGWKDVAELWDLAHFVAVTRPGHDLTESGLPHADVRLLEVPALAISSTDCRARVGRGFPVWYLVPDGVVQYISKHHLYRSPQ; from the coding sequence ATGACGACGGCCGCCACCCCGCGCCTCCGCATCGGGGTCATGGGCGGCACGTTCGACCCCATCCACAACGGCCACCTCGTCGCCGCGAGCGAGGTGCAGCAGCACCTCCAGCTCGACGAGGTGATCTTCGTCCCCACCGGCCAGCCGTGGCAGAAGCAGACCGTCACGGACGGCGAGCACCGCTACCTGATGACCGTGATCGCGACCGCGGCCAACCCGCGCTTCACCGTCAGCCGCGTCGACATCGACCGCGCGGGCACCACGTACACGATCGACACGCTCCGCGACATCCGTCGCACGCACCCGGACGCGGAGCTGTTCTTCATCACGGGAGCTGACGCCATCCAGCAGATCCTGGGCTGGAAGGACGTCGCCGAGCTGTGGGACCTGGCGCACTTCGTCGCCGTCACCCGACCCGGGCACGACCTGACCGAGAGCGGCCTCCCGCACGCCGACGTAAGATTGCTGGAGGTCCCGGCGCTGGCGATCTCCTCGACCGACTGCCGAGCCCGTGTCGGACGGGGCTTCCCCGTGTGGTACCTCGTCCCCGACGGAGTCGTCCAGTACATCTCCAAGCACCACCTGTATCGGAGCCCGCAATGA
- the rpmA gene encoding 50S ribosomal protein L27 → MAHKKGASSTRNGRDSNAQRLGVKRFGGQVVGAGEIIVRQRGTHFHPGVNVGRGGDDTLFALSAGSVQFGVKGGRKVVNIVVPA, encoded by the coding sequence ATGGCACACAAGAAGGGCGCGAGCTCTACCCGCAACGGCCGTGACTCGAACGCCCAGCGCCTCGGCGTGAAGCGCTTCGGCGGTCAGGTCGTCGGCGCCGGCGAGATCATCGTCCGCCAGCGCGGCACGCACTTCCACCCCGGCGTCAACGTCGGCCGTGGCGGCGACGACACGCTGTTCGCCCTCTCCGCCGGCTCGGTGCAGTTCGGCGTCAAGGGCGGCCGCAAGGTCGTCAACATCGTCGTCCCGGCCTAG